In a single window of the Streptomyces sp. NBC_00285 genome:
- a CDS encoding MurT ligase domain-containing protein, with translation MTANSDPLSPRAKLAVTAGKAVAAASRAAGRGSGSVIGGKVALKLDPDLLARLAQHLDVVLVSATNGKTTTTRLIAEALGAAGPVVSNALGANMPAGITSALAGGSDSRYGVIEVDEKYLAGVARDTDPKCIALLNLSRDQLDRAAETRMLAENWREGLAGSKAVVVANADDPLVVWAASSSPNVIWVAAGQMWKDDAWSCPSCGGVMQRPGDDWFCGECGFRRPTPSWALSGDHVLDPHGSAWPIHLQLPGRANKANAASSAAVAAVFGVPPQVALERMYKVQAVAGRYDVVQFQQRDLRLLLAKNPAGWLETFSLIDPPPTPVILSVNARGADGTDTSWLWDVDYTRLTGHPICVVGDRKLDLAVRLEVANQNFQVCDNLDQAVSMSPPGRIEVIANYTAFQDLRRRVGN, from the coding sequence ATGACAGCCAACTCGGACCCGCTCTCGCCGCGGGCCAAGCTCGCCGTGACGGCGGGCAAGGCCGTCGCTGCGGCATCCCGGGCCGCGGGTCGCGGCAGCGGTTCGGTCATCGGCGGCAAGGTGGCCCTCAAACTCGACCCCGACCTCCTCGCCCGGCTCGCCCAGCACCTGGACGTCGTGCTCGTCTCGGCGACCAACGGCAAGACCACCACCACCCGGCTCATCGCCGAGGCACTGGGGGCCGCCGGACCCGTCGTCTCCAACGCGCTCGGCGCCAACATGCCCGCCGGCATCACCTCCGCCCTCGCGGGCGGCTCGGACTCCCGGTACGGCGTCATCGAAGTCGACGAGAAGTACCTCGCGGGCGTGGCCCGGGACACCGACCCCAAGTGCATCGCCCTGCTGAACCTCTCCCGCGACCAGCTCGACCGCGCCGCCGAGACCCGCATGCTCGCGGAGAACTGGCGCGAGGGGCTGGCGGGCAGCAAGGCCGTCGTGGTCGCCAACGCCGACGACCCGCTCGTCGTGTGGGCCGCCTCGTCCTCCCCCAACGTCATCTGGGTCGCCGCCGGACAGATGTGGAAGGACGACGCCTGGTCCTGCCCGTCCTGCGGCGGCGTGATGCAGCGGCCCGGCGACGACTGGTTCTGCGGCGAGTGCGGCTTCCGGCGCCCCACACCGAGCTGGGCGCTCTCCGGTGACCACGTCCTCGACCCGCACGGGTCCGCCTGGCCCATCCACCTCCAGCTGCCCGGCCGCGCCAACAAGGCCAACGCCGCCTCCTCCGCCGCCGTCGCCGCCGTCTTCGGCGTGCCGCCGCAGGTCGCCCTGGAACGCATGTACAAGGTGCAGGCCGTCGCCGGACGCTACGACGTCGTCCAGTTCCAGCAGCGCGACCTGCGCCTGCTGCTCGCGAAGAACCCGGCAGGCTGGCTCGAGACGTTCAGCCTGATCGACCCGCCGCCGACCCCGGTGATCCTCTCCGTCAACGCCCGCGGCGCCGACGGCACCGACACCTCCTGGCTGTGGGACGTCGACTACACCCGGCTGACCGGCCACCCGATCTGCGTGGTCGGCGACCGCAAGCTCGACCTCGCGGTGCGTCTGGAGGTCGCGAACCAGAACTTCCAGGTCTGCGACAACCTCGACCAGGCCGTGTCGATGAGCCCGCCCGGCCGCATCGAGGTCATCGCGAACTACACCGCCTTCCAGGACCTGCGCCGCCGCGTCGGCAACTGA
- a CDS encoding type 1 glutamine amidotransferase has translation MSDNQLRIVWIYPDLLSTYGDQGNVLVVERRARQRGLDVARLDVRSDQPIPTSGDIYLIGGGEDRPQRLAAERLRRDGGLHRAVGNGAIVFSVCAGYQILGHEFINDLGQREPGLGLLDVVSTRGEGARCVGDVLGDIDPRLGLPPLTGFENHQGITHLGPTARPLANVRLGNGNGTGDGTEGAYNDTVFGTYMHGPVLARNPLIADLLLKLALDVNALPPTDDRWYEALRTERIASAQQPA, from the coding sequence GTGAGCGACAACCAACTGCGGATCGTCTGGATCTACCCCGACCTGCTCAGCACCTACGGCGACCAGGGCAACGTCCTCGTCGTCGAGCGGCGGGCCCGTCAGCGCGGCCTCGACGTGGCCCGCCTGGACGTGCGCAGCGACCAGCCGATCCCGACCTCCGGCGACATCTACCTGATCGGCGGCGGCGAGGACCGGCCCCAGCGGCTGGCGGCCGAGCGGCTGCGCCGGGACGGCGGTCTGCACCGGGCCGTCGGCAACGGCGCGATCGTCTTCTCCGTCTGCGCCGGCTACCAGATCCTCGGCCACGAGTTCATCAACGACCTCGGCCAGCGCGAGCCCGGCCTCGGCCTGCTCGACGTGGTCTCGACCCGCGGCGAGGGCGCGCGGTGCGTCGGCGACGTGCTCGGCGACATCGACCCGCGCCTCGGCCTGCCCCCGCTGACGGGCTTCGAGAACCACCAGGGCATCACCCACCTCGGCCCCACCGCCCGTCCGCTCGCCAACGTCCGCCTGGGCAACGGCAACGGCACCGGGGACGGCACGGAGGGGGCGTACAACGACACCGTCTTCGGTACGTACATGCACGGACCCGTCCTTGCACGCAATCCGCTCATCGCCGACCTGCTGCTGAAGCTGGCGCTCGACGTGAACGCCCTGCCGCCGACCGACGACCGCTGGTACGAGGCCCTGCGCACCGAGCGCATCGCATCCGCGCAGCAGCCTGCCTGA
- a CDS encoding 6-phosphofructokinase produces the protein MRIGVLTSGGDCPGLNAVIRSVVHRAVADHGDDVIGFRDGWKGLLECDYLKLDLDAVGGILARGGTILGSSRVQPSHLRDGVERAKGHVEELGLDAIIPIGGEGTLKAARLMSDAGLPIVGVPKTIDNDIAVTDVTFGFDTAVGVATEALDRLKTTAESHQRVLVVEVMGRHTGWIALHSGMAAGAHAIVVPERPFDIEELARRVGERFEAGKRFAIVVVAEGAKPAAGSMAFDEGAKDIYGHERFAGIANQLSIELEQRLGKEARPVILGHVQRGGTPTAYDRVLATRFGWHAVEAVHRGEFGHMTALQGTDIVMVPLAKAVETLKTVPAERYEEAECVL, from the coding sequence ATGCGCATTGGTGTCCTCACGTCCGGCGGCGACTGCCCCGGCCTGAACGCGGTCATCCGGTCCGTCGTGCACCGTGCCGTCGCCGACCACGGCGACGACGTCATCGGTTTCCGGGACGGCTGGAAAGGCCTCCTGGAGTGCGACTACCTCAAGCTCGACCTCGACGCCGTCGGCGGCATCCTCGCCCGCGGCGGCACGATCCTCGGCTCCTCCCGGGTCCAGCCCTCCCATCTGCGGGACGGTGTGGAGCGGGCGAAGGGGCATGTCGAGGAGCTCGGGCTCGACGCGATCATCCCGATCGGCGGCGAGGGCACGCTGAAGGCGGCCCGGCTGATGTCGGACGCCGGTCTGCCGATCGTGGGTGTGCCCAAGACCATCGACAACGACATCGCGGTCACCGACGTCACCTTCGGTTTCGACACCGCGGTCGGTGTCGCCACGGAGGCGCTCGACCGGCTCAAGACCACCGCCGAGTCCCACCAGCGGGTCCTCGTCGTCGAGGTCATGGGGCGGCACACCGGGTGGATAGCGCTGCACTCCGGCATGGCGGCCGGCGCACACGCCATCGTCGTACCGGAACGCCCCTTCGACATCGAGGAGTTGGCCCGGCGGGTCGGCGAGCGGTTCGAGGCGGGCAAGCGGTTCGCCATCGTCGTGGTGGCCGAAGGTGCCAAGCCCGCGGCCGGGTCCATGGCGTTCGACGAGGGCGCCAAGGACATCTACGGGCACGAGCGGTTCGCCGGGATCGCCAACCAGCTGTCCATCGAGCTGGAGCAGCGGCTGGGGAAGGAAGCCCGGCCCGTCATCCTGGGGCATGTGCAGCGAGGCGGTACGCCCACCGCGTACGACCGGGTTCTCGCCACCCGGTTCGGGTGGCATGCGGTGGAGGCCGTGCACCGCGGGGAGTTCGGGCACATGACGGCGCTCCAGGGGACGGACATCGTGATGGTGCCCCTCGCGAAGGCGGTCGAGACGCTGAAGACGGTTCCCGCGGAACGCTACGAGGAAGCCGAGTGCGTCCTCTAG
- a CDS encoding cytochrome c oxidase assembly protein has product MDHSGHGMTTDLPPFTLGRGLQWSTDPFFLVACLLGLGLYVWGVVRLRRRGDAWPVGRTVSYVAGVLSIALMMCTGLNDYGMVMFSVHMVQHMVISMLSPILILLGAPVTLALRALPVAGKGRKGLRELLLMLLHSRYMRIITHPAFTIPLFIASLYGLYFTPVFDFLMGSKTGHVAMMVHFLAVGVVFFWPIIGIDPGPQRPGYLMRMLELFAGMPFHAFFGIALMMASEPMVGTFKNPPASLGIDALSDQNYAGGIAWAFSEVPSVLVLIALLFQWYGSEQRQAKRTDRAADRDGDKELEAYNAYLASLNAQGR; this is encoded by the coding sequence ATGGATCACAGCGGGCACGGCATGACCACGGATCTGCCGCCGTTCACGCTGGGACGAGGCCTTCAGTGGTCCACCGACCCGTTCTTCCTCGTCGCCTGTCTGCTCGGGCTCGGCCTGTACGTGTGGGGCGTGGTGCGGCTGCGGCGGCGGGGGGACGCGTGGCCCGTGGGGCGGACCGTTTCCTACGTCGCCGGTGTGCTGTCCATCGCGCTGATGATGTGCACCGGGCTGAACGACTACGGCATGGTCATGTTCAGCGTGCACATGGTGCAGCACATGGTGATCAGCATGCTGTCGCCGATCCTGATCCTGCTCGGGGCCCCGGTCACGCTCGCCCTGCGGGCACTGCCCGTCGCGGGCAAGGGCCGCAAGGGGCTGCGCGAGCTGCTGCTGATGCTGCTGCACAGCCGGTACATGCGGATCATCACGCATCCGGCGTTCACGATCCCGCTGTTCATCGCGAGCCTGTACGGGCTGTACTTCACGCCCGTCTTCGACTTCCTGATGGGGTCGAAGACCGGGCACGTCGCGATGATGGTGCACTTCCTCGCCGTCGGTGTCGTCTTCTTCTGGCCGATCATCGGCATCGATCCCGGGCCGCAGCGACCGGGCTATCTGATGCGGATGCTGGAGCTGTTCGCGGGGATGCCGTTCCACGCGTTCTTCGGCATCGCGCTGATGATGGCGTCCGAGCCCATGGTGGGGACCTTCAAGAACCCGCCCGCCTCGCTCGGGATCGACGCGCTCTCCGACCAGAACTACGCGGGCGGTATCGCCTGGGCGTTCAGCGAGGTTCCCTCCGTACTCGTACTGATCGCACTGCTGTTCCAGTGGTACGGCTCCGAACAGCGGCAGGCCAAGCGCACGGACCGGGCCGCCGACCGGGACGGTGACAAGGAACTCGAGGCCTACAACGCCTATTTGGCCTCATTGAACGCACAGGGGCGTTAA
- a CDS encoding PASTA domain-containing protein, giving the protein MTLRAFMHRIALLAIFTLLVSGCDHAAPVTAVKAVAAHVPSLAPFFDENSGLGQDAAVRSRAVQGSLQQGDTPGLYGGSKQPTICDVAKLERFLTDPRNHKKAQAWAHVLNIGTDGIPEYLDRLTPVLLRHDTLVENHDYKKEKAVPYNSLLQTGIAILVDEQGLPAVKCSCGNPLRPFKGDTSRISVHFDGGNKKWAGYERDAVVAVKPAPRKLERIALVDVREPARGIARPTGTTGEKDTTFDTKQPRAVPDLTGTTFAHARRELIDAGLAAGYAGRGVPPDSAKVTASDPPAGAELPFGQFVTLTVAGGGTSTTGGVRRPTTTPPPRSSSAATKTPPTGTPSSARPSGSSGSSGKPGKSSSAPPSSSSSKPGKPSSPPSSSTAPASPSPAKSSRPPSPPPSTRSSPAGTPHTSSAPPASPPSKPPPSTTGAPVTGEPASGDPTTTRPADGPSSSVAT; this is encoded by the coding sequence ATGACACTTCGCGCATTTATGCACAGGATCGCCTTACTGGCGATATTCACGCTGCTGGTGAGCGGCTGCGACCACGCCGCTCCGGTGACGGCGGTCAAGGCGGTCGCCGCCCATGTGCCGTCGCTCGCGCCGTTCTTCGACGAGAACAGCGGCCTGGGCCAGGACGCCGCGGTGCGGTCACGGGCCGTGCAGGGAAGTCTCCAGCAGGGAGACACACCCGGCCTCTACGGCGGCAGCAAACAGCCGACCATCTGCGACGTCGCCAAACTCGAACGATTCCTCACGGATCCCAGGAATCACAAAAAGGCACAGGCGTGGGCCCATGTACTGAACATCGGCACCGACGGAATACCGGAATATCTCGATCGACTCACACCGGTCCTGCTGCGTCACGACACTCTCGTCGAGAATCACGACTACAAGAAGGAAAAGGCCGTCCCGTACAACTCCCTGCTCCAGACGGGAATCGCGATTCTCGTCGACGAACAGGGGCTTCCGGCTGTGAAGTGTTCGTGTGGAAATCCACTGCGGCCCTTCAAGGGTGACACCAGCCGCATTTCCGTCCACTTCGACGGCGGCAACAAGAAGTGGGCGGGATACGAGCGGGACGCCGTGGTCGCCGTGAAGCCCGCTCCGCGGAAACTGGAACGGATCGCTCTCGTCGACGTACGGGAACCCGCCCGCGGGATCGCCCGGCCGACCGGCACGACCGGTGAGAAGGACACCACCTTCGACACGAAGCAGCCGCGCGCGGTGCCGGACCTCACCGGGACGACCTTCGCGCATGCCCGTCGGGAACTGATCGACGCCGGGCTGGCGGCCGGGTATGCCGGGCGGGGAGTGCCGCCCGACAGTGCGAAGGTCACGGCGAGCGATCCGCCCGCGGGGGCGGAACTGCCGTTCGGGCAGTTCGTGACGCTGACCGTGGCCGGGGGCGGCACGAGCACCACCGGCGGGGTACGCCGGCCGACGACCACTCCCCCGCCGCGGTCCTCCTCTGCTGCCACAAAGACACCGCCGACCGGCACACCGTCGTCGGCGAGGCCGTCGGGATCGTCCGGGTCCAGCGGCAAGCCCGGGAAGTCCTCTTCGGCGCCTCCGTCGTCGTCGAGCAGCAAACCCGGGAAGCCGTCGTCCCCGCCCTCGTCGAGTACGGCTCCGGCCTCGCCGTCGCCCGCGAAGTCCAGCAGGCCGCCGAGCCCGCCGCCCTCCACGAGGTCGTCCCCGGCCGGCACTCCGCACACCAGCAGCGCGCCGCCAGCATCGCCGCCCTCGAAGCCACCGCCGTCGACGACCGGCGCCCCTGTCACCGGCGAACCGGCGAGCGGCGATCCCACGACCACCCGGCCCGCCGACGGGCCGAGCAGCAGCGTCGCCACGTAG
- a CDS encoding serine/threonine-protein kinase, whose product MPSGSPTSGVGRVIAGRYLLLNPLGSGGMGHVWLAHDQRLACEVALKEIVFRDPVEAADEREARVARARAEARHAAGLRGHPHVVTVHDVLEHEGLPWIVMEYVADAVDMRDLVDSRGPLAPAESARIGLAVLDALTAGHQRGVMHRDVKPANILLAPDRSGSPYGRVLLADYGISVQPDAGETRYTLASVLVGTSGFLAPERATGGAPTPAADLFSLGCTLYHAVEGVGPFERDSHLAEVTAVVMEEPRPAVRAGALGPVLGALLAKDPDRRLSSAEAEAALSGIVTPQAEPYVRTQTDLGSQPPWAAVRVPPLRAAEPPRQQGRGRRRRERSHALRAVLACGLGLLLALGGVWYAMADRSADGGGGAGTGGARQPYGKDVGLSKPLRDGDCVIADWPGSDRFRGTPRLKPDPTCATAPDGQVTAFVAAASADEARRTGAVKCEEGTREIRERLADVRSQAVVPTGGGFEAAGRRTACLVLGASGPLYGPIGTHRAPGSAFADTATMQRRDCLDVRTNRDARLVSCAGSYDEQVLGFTRLAPDVTLPEARTESDTACARDVPPGDYGFDPSVYTAGSWTSAGPWKNGTHFVVCTVRRQNGGTMEGDES is encoded by the coding sequence ATGCCTTCAGGATCACCGACGTCGGGAGTGGGCCGGGTCATCGCCGGCCGCTATCTGCTGCTGAACCCGCTCGGCAGCGGCGGCATGGGCCATGTGTGGCTCGCCCACGACCAGAGACTCGCCTGTGAGGTCGCGCTCAAGGAGATCGTGTTCCGTGACCCGGTCGAGGCCGCCGACGAGCGGGAGGCCCGGGTGGCCCGGGCCCGCGCCGAGGCCCGGCACGCGGCCGGGCTGCGCGGCCACCCGCATGTGGTGACCGTGCACGACGTGCTGGAGCACGAGGGACTGCCGTGGATCGTCATGGAGTACGTGGCGGACGCCGTGGACATGCGCGACCTGGTCGACTCGCGGGGCCCGCTCGCTCCGGCGGAGAGCGCCCGTATCGGCCTGGCCGTGCTGGACGCGCTGACCGCCGGGCACCAGCGGGGCGTGATGCACCGGGACGTGAAGCCGGCGAACATCCTGCTCGCACCGGACCGCTCGGGGTCGCCGTACGGGCGCGTCCTGCTCGCCGACTACGGCATCTCCGTGCAGCCGGACGCCGGGGAGACGCGGTACACCCTGGCGTCGGTGCTGGTGGGCACCTCGGGCTTTCTGGCGCCGGAACGTGCCACGGGCGGGGCGCCCACCCCGGCCGCGGACCTGTTCTCACTGGGCTGCACGCTGTACCACGCGGTGGAGGGCGTGGGCCCCTTCGAACGCGACTCGCATCTCGCCGAGGTCACCGCGGTCGTCATGGAGGAGCCGCGCCCGGCCGTGCGCGCCGGAGCGCTGGGTCCCGTGCTCGGGGCGCTGCTCGCGAAGGACCCGGACCGGCGGCTGTCGTCGGCGGAGGCGGAGGCCGCGCTGTCGGGGATCGTGACACCGCAGGCCGAGCCGTACGTCCGGACACAGACCGACCTCGGTTCCCAGCCGCCCTGGGCGGCGGTGCGGGTGCCGCCGCTCAGGGCGGCGGAGCCTCCCCGACAGCAAGGGCGCGGACGTCGGCGGCGGGAGCGTTCACACGCCCTGCGGGCCGTGCTCGCCTGCGGTCTCGGGCTCCTGCTGGCCCTGGGCGGGGTGTGGTACGCCATGGCCGACCGGTCGGCGGACGGCGGTGGCGGAGCCGGGACCGGAGGCGCCCGGCAGCCGTACGGCAAGGACGTCGGGCTGTCGAAGCCGCTGCGGGACGGCGACTGTGTCATCGCCGACTGGCCGGGCTCGGACCGCTTCCGGGGGACACCCCGGCTGAAGCCGGACCCGACCTGCGCCACGGCCCCGGACGGCCAGGTGACGGCGTTCGTGGCGGCCGCCTCGGCGGACGAGGCGCGGCGGACCGGGGCGGTGAAGTGCGAGGAGGGGACGCGGGAGATCCGGGAGCGGCTCGCGGACGTCCGCAGCCAGGCCGTGGTGCCGACCGGCGGGGGCTTCGAGGCCGCCGGCCGGCGCACCGCCTGTCTGGTGCTGGGCGCGAGCGGGCCGCTGTACGGGCCGATCGGCACGCATCGCGCACCGGGCTCGGCGTTCGCGGACACCGCGACCATGCAGCGGCGCGACTGTCTGGACGTGCGCACCAACCGGGACGCGCGGCTGGTGTCCTGCGCGGGCTCCTACGACGAGCAGGTGCTCGGCTTCACCCGACTGGCCCCGGACGTCACGCTGCCCGAGGCGCGGACCGAATCGGACACGGCATGTGCGCGTGACGTGCCGCCGGGCGACTACGGCTTCGACCCGTCCGTCTACACGGCGGGCTCCTGGACCAGTGCGGGCCCCTGGAAGAACGGCACTCATTTCGTCGTGTGCACCGTCCGCAGGCAGAACGGGGGCACCATGGAGGGAGACGAATCCTGA